CCGGCTTGAGCCCCCGTTTGATCCGGAGGGCCGTGATGACCCGGTCCTGGGCCACGGCGACGTTGGTGGTGTCGTCGGGCTTCACCATGATGGTCATCCAGCCGCGGTCGTACTCGCCGGTCTTGACGAACGTGGCGTGGGGAATGATGGCGATCGGGTTCGAGGCGGCACCGCTGAACAGGCTGGCTGGTTCGGTATAGATCCCGATGATCTTGAACGGGATGCCGAAGATCTTGGCCGTTCGGCCGACGGGTTCGAGATTGGGGAACAGTCGTTTGGCAGTGACATCGTTGATGACCGCCACATACCCGGCCGTCGCTGCCTCGATATCGGTAAAAAGCCGCCCCGAGGAAATGACGCCGCCCCCCGCCGCCAGCATGTTGGGCGTGGCCCCGATCACCCAGACTGAGTTCATCGTCACCGACCCGGCGGTCACCGGACCGCCGGCTTCCTCCTTCCAGGCCACTTGGGCAATTCCCGGGAGGCGGCGGAGCATCTTGGCTTCGCCGATCGTCAGGTACGGGTTGCGGTCCTCGGCATCGTCGGACCCGTCGTCGATTTGGATGCCTTCCCGGAAGTATCGCATCACCATGAAGGTCCGGGGGCCCGCTTGGTCCAACATACTGCTGACCGAACGGTTGATCCCGGTGATCATCGCGGCCATCGCGATGACGACCATGACGCCGATGGCGACGCCCAGGATGGTCAGGGTCGCCCGGACCTTGCTGACCCGGATCGACTCAAAGGCAATGCCGATGCCCTCAAAGATCCGGGCCGGGTCGAGGAGGCTGATCCGGGCCAACCGGCGGCTCGGCTGCGGGGCGGGGCGCCAGGGCGCGCCTAACGTCGCGTCGCTCATT
Above is a genomic segment from Gemmatimonadota bacterium containing:
- a CDS encoding ABC transporter permease codes for the protein MSDATLGAPWRPAPQPSRRLARISLLDPARIFEGIGIAFESIRVSKVRATLTILGVAIGVMVVIAMAAMITGINRSVSSMLDQAGPRTFMVMRYFREGIQIDDGSDDAEDRNPYLTIGEAKMLRRLPGIAQVAWKEEAGGPVTAGSVTMNSVWVIGATPNMLAAGGGVISSGRLFTDIEAATAGYVAVINDVTAKRLFPNLEPVGRTAKIFGIPFKIIGIYTEPASLFSGAASNPIAIIPHATFVKTGEYDRGWMTIMVKPDDTTNVAVAQDRVITALRIKRGLKPAQENDFGIVTQEKILEVYNQVTSGFFLVMLALSSIGLLVGGVGVVAIMMISVTERTREIGVRKALGATKREIMFQFLVEATTLTVLGGAIGMLMGGAIAWTIRHFTPIPAAVPLWSVVAALAASAVTGIFFGLYPASKAAKLDPVEALRYE